The Pleurodeles waltl isolate 20211129_DDA chromosome 7, aPleWal1.hap1.20221129, whole genome shotgun sequence genome contains the following window.
aggactctgggcactttaccactgctatagtGCTCGTGTTAATGGGCACACTGTAATCTTTGAAAGGCACCaattacattttaatgttaaaCATTCAAAAATTTAGCAATACTCCAAAAAAGGTTTAACTGAGCAGTAGACTGTACAGCCATCTGCATAGCCGTATTTTTGCACACTGCTAGACAGGATGTGACGTTTATGCTGCTGATGGGTGGACATCATGCCCATAGGCTCGGCTCCCTGCCCAAAATCTATTATGCTCACTAGACACATAAGAGTAGGATTTCATTTGCCCACCAGGCTAGAATATATTTGAAAAATACAGATAAGTAACATTTGCTGTGGTAAGCAACAATGTGGGtgtaaatagtctgtacaaataAGGAATAACACTTTGCCCGTTTACGaaagtcatttttagggtcgagggcGCAAGCGATAtgttcctgttgtaatctctctgtgagcttttaatCATGCCTGTGTCATGCTCATCAGTTTTgctggtttgtggggttgccttttgaaattcgcttgatgtcattagtgaaaggcatgcatatgtcataccttttccagtgtttagccctccttaagagcatcggtaaactactgaaaacatacgaggctccatgttttcagaatggcttctggactcctttttctttttatttcctatgcagcacgatctcgctgggcagtagttgagcgttttgcatgacatccaccctgttacagggataattgcacttttgccagttacatggacaattgcacttttgccgatacgtttgactgtgagcgaacttctgtttccttttgtgcgtCTCCTTCAAGCTCATGGTGGTCATCGACTCGCTTatataaaactgttttacttttcattttcagtttacgtggcaagaaaagtcctgtaaggagtttacaatgctaatacatctaactcgagcaaatgcgagacccattgcattgcaaatgcttgttctatttattGGATTAGTATCAATGCTTTCACCTCTGAAGACATAACATTGATTCTTTGGCCCACTCATACTTCTGACAATTGTTCAAAAAGAAAAGCCAtgttgacattatgggggtcattacgaccttggtgggcggctaccgccgcccgccaggcggtaaccgccgtgcggccgccaatgcggccgcactcaggtggcccccattatgacattcccgctgggccggcaggtgcaaaccaagtttgcgcccgccggcccagcgggaatgaggccgcaacatagaagccggctcctaatggagccggtggtgttgcggccgtgcgacgggtgcagttgcacccgtcgcgcttttcactgtctgctatgctgacagtgaaaagctggccagggccctgttagggggccccaggacaccccttaccgccagcctcttcctggcagtgcaaaccgccacaaacaggctggcggtaggggggtcgtaatccccagggcagtgctgcaagcagcgctgccctggcggattacatccgccggggccattgtggcggtaaaccgccggccccggcggtgcgaccgtggcgctaccgccgcagtcaaaatacgccgggaggcaccgccagcctgttggcggtgctcccgtcgttttggccctgcggttacaataccgccagggtcataatgaccacctatatatttaaAGTATAATAGGAGTTTTTTTTCGGTTTTGAATTCTTCTGGTTGCTAGTCCCTGCTTTATGGGCTCAGTGATCATTCTTCGATGCTCAGGCATGCATACTTTGCTCCCGAGGTCCTGCAGCAGACCTCTTTTGAAAGGAAGCCCATTTGCTGGAAATTAATTCTGTTAGAGTGAAATATGGTTCATTTTGTGAAGTCAACCTTGGATTCAGagggtgggaatgtggaagtttAGAATAAAAGGAAGATTTTTGTAGGGATGTCGTCCCAAATACAGCTGATAAGGGGAAAAGAGGTCAGATATCTTTCTTCGATGCATTTTAAGTCTTGAAACTACCAGCTAAAACATTCACACGCTGATGGTTAATAATTACTTTGGAAAGTAATCTGCAGAACAACTCTAGCTGTGTTAATTGCTCAAAGAGCTGCCTTAGCATATGCtttgtatttatttaaaacaaGTACTGTAATGTTCCGACATTTCTTTTCAACACTGAAAAACACTTTCCAATGCACAGTAGTGAGCCAGTGTTATATTCCACActgttatttaattattatttattagcaCTAATTTCAATCATACGATGATAAATCAGGGAGCCTGCCTCAAGTGGCTGTAGGTGAGGAAACAGAGATCACCTGCAATGAATGAGACTTGACTCTGGCTTCCTTCCTGGCCAGCATGCCCGCATTTCAAAGAACTCCCCCCATGACTTTCACGAGTATGTGCTGCGATGCTGTATTTCAGTTTCCGGAAGGACATGTGAAGCACGGAATAGTGATGTGAAAACAAGTTTCTTGCAGTGCATTAATTTCAGGTGATGTTGCAATTCTCATTTGAACTTCTTTGCTGAACAGATGACCTTTTTTCTTTCCTTAGAGATTCCAGGTCGTAAAAGAAGTGGACAGAAGCTTGGAAGCTACTATGGTTGCAACAGTACCGAGAACTTCCTAAACACCTCTCAGCTGGATTGGCTCACAGGGCCATTGACCACCATTTTCCTTCCAACCATCTACTCCACTGTGCTGTTCACTGGACTGCCAGCCAATGCTTTGGCCATCTGGGTCCTTGCTGTCAAAATCAAGAAAGTGCCATCCACCCTGTTTTTGCTCAACTTGGCAACAGCTGACATGTTTTTCGTCTTAGTGCTGCCTTTTAAAATCTCCTACCACTTTTTGGGTAACAACTGGCTCTTTGGTGAGGCCCTTTGCCGGATGACCACTGCCTTCTTCTATGTCAACATTCATTGTTCTATCCTCTTTCTTACATGCATCAGTGTGGACCGCTACTTTTCTTTGGTGCACCCGTTTAAGGCCAGGGGCTCACGGGGGTGGAGAAAGTCTGTTCTTATCTGTATAGCAGTTTGGATCCTGGTGGTAGCAGCCCTGATTCCATTTCTCCTGGTTCCGCAGACAGTTACTTTTAAAAGTCCAGATATCACCACCTGTCATGATATTACCGCAGTATGCTATAAGAATGACTGGCTGCTCTACTACATGTTGGGCTTGGTTGTTTTTGGGTTTGCCATCCCTTTTTTGGTCGTTGTGTTCTGCTATGGTGCTATAATTCTGAACCTCACACCCAAGAGTAGGAACCATAGTCGGGTCATTTGGCTAGTCTTCCTTGTGTTTTTTACTTTCCTCCTGTGCTTTATTCCTAGCAACGTACTTTATTTCAGCTACTCCATCACCAACTTGCAGGAGCGCAGCAACCAGTTGTACAGATGGTACACTGTCGCCCTTGCACTTGGATCATTCAATAGCAGCATCGATCCTTTCATCTATTATTTTACATCAAGAGATTTTCGGGAAGTGGTGAAGACCACAGTGTGCATCGCCAACGGGAAGAACAGCTTGATTTTGGGCAGAACTTCTGAACAGTTGCTTCAAAAGAAGGCCACAGTGAGCAGTGGTTAAATGGACTGGCAGTTTTCATCCACAAATGTAAACGTTGACATTCACTGAACACACGTTTCTTTAACGAGGTCGACATTCAACTCTGGAGGCACTGGCGCCTTGAAGAGGAAAGTCACTTTTagctggatgcaataacagagacTCTATTTTGTCTCCACCTCTTTCTTGGCTTTTCTGCTGTGTTGACTTGTACATAAAATATGAAGCTTCCTCATAGGGCCTCCTGAAGAATCTAGTCCTTGTTATCAGAAAAATCAAGAACATTAAGAGGGTTAAtggataatcagggccactggaatcatctGGCAGGGAGGGCGAACGAGTTAGTGTGGGTGGCTTAATTACGCAGCAAGAGAAAAATAAAGTGCAGCAAGGAAATGCAAAATATAAGATATATGGCATATTTTGCAGCATTATCTGCTATCGGCAGGAATATCATTTTGCTAACCCTTGTCTATCGACCTTTCCACTTAAAATAGGTTAAAACATCTACAATGTGGCGCTGAACAGATAATAAGCCGAAATGTACACAATCTCTGGAATAAAGGCCTGCCTTTCGCTCTTCATTTCCCAATCATGTTTTGCAGTTTGTCTGCAGTTGAGTGTTTACCCTACCTACACACTCTAGGGCCCCTGAAAGGGCCCCCATTAACGAGCAACTCTAGGGAAGAGTATTGTGTAACATACAAGCAAACTCTATCCCAGTATAGACCCACCATGTTCCATACATTCATAAGTACCTCAAGCAACACCTGATCTAAAGTGTCAACTTCAGCATCCCCTCCGCCCCCCCACTCCCTACTAACTGCCACATCTCTATTCCACCAGCCCCCATGCCCCCGCCTCTCTgtttttttaaagctcctgcccTTTTTAAAACGTTCTTTTCTATAATACTTCTGCAATTATAATGTaatataaattttattttttataaagcgcTCCGTTGCTTTGTTACTAAGTTTGTATGCGAAAAATCTTATACACACATAAGTAAgtattattatgtatatatatcactAGGAGGCACTTTTAAGATACAAGCCATTAGACCTTAAAATGAGATGTAAGATGTTTTGGATTCTTCTACATTGTGACTACCCCCTTGGAATAACTGTTCCTTTGAGAACCGTGGTTGAGATGTAAACATGAATTTGAATGAATGGTGAAATAAATTATTTTCATGAAAAAATTATTGTTTTGTATTCTATTTGAATTATATGTATGGCTACAAACGTTTTGCTTCCTGTTGCAAACTAGTGCCCTGTTGGAGATTGGCTATCAGTAGGGGTAAGTAcccacctaccactagcaataaggcccCCATTCCAATGTAAGGTCcattcaaggtctcaaaacattagtccctggctcaacccctggtacctttaaaaaaaaatctgtttattaatcataACATTCACTCAACAGTACATTGGCTGTTAATATTTTTGCGATGTGTTTACTTACATATATAAGCTTGCACAGCGCTATTACACAATGAGTtgtcaaaacaaaaaggagaaaaagcaaGAAAAGCAAGCATAAAACGAAATATaggggaaagaaaagaaacattcaACTTAAAACTGTGCAATAACTAATTACTAATTAAAGACGCAACTAAACCCCACTAATGTCATTACTAGTGATGGCTATCCACGACAGAAGGTGGGGGAAGGAAGAGGAGGGAATACAGCTAATGTGTATGAATAAAACGGAGGTCATAATTGAGGTATGGATTATGTCTTGCGGGGCATGATGGGGTGCAGAACTAGTTTGATAATAAGCAGGCTGGATATGGATTGCGTGAAAGCTTAACCGCAGAAGAAGCATCCTGATATGTTATGTTGTTGCATTGTGGGGGGGATGAGGATATTAATAATGAAAATGAATGATAGTGGGGCAGCTCAGAGTAGCGTGCTgatggtgtacatacactgaacttgttttgtatattattctcttatgaaaagtacacaataacaaagtggtaagtagttgcaagtacttatcccaccgctgcacaaccaatgtaggaggctggcctggcttgtagtgggtaccaaggggtacttacactctgtgccaggtccagttatcccttattagtgtaaaagaggtgtttctagcagcttaggctgatagaaggtagctatagcagagcagcttaggctgaactaggagacatgcaaagctcctactataccactggtgtcatatgcacaatatcataagaaaacagaatacacagatatactaaaaataaaggtactttatttttatgacaatatgccaaaagtatctcagtgagtaccctctgtatgaggatgccaaatatacacaagatatatgtacacaataccaaagatatgcagtaatagcaaaaggaagtaatgcaagcaatgtaaatttacagtagattgcaataggagcacataggtataggggcaacacaaaccatatactccaaaagtggaattcaaaccactaatggaccccacacctatgtgagcttgtagagggtcgctgggactgtaagaaaacagtgagggttagaaaaatagcccaccccaagaccctgaaaagtaggtgtaaagtgcacctatattccccagagagcacagaagtcgtgataggggaattctgcaaggaagaccaacaccagcaaagcaaccaaagtggatttccggacgagagtacctgtggaacaaggggaccaagtccaagagtcgcgacaaagttgagagtgggcagatgcccaggaaatgccagctgagggtgcaaaggagctgccaccggatggtagaagctgtggattctgcaagaacgaagagggctagaaacttcccctttggaggatggatgtcccatgtcgtgtagaagcttgcagaggtattcccacacagaaagaccgcaaacaagccttgctagctgcaagggtcgtggttaggggttttggatgctgctgtggcccaggaaggaccaggatgtcgccacttggatgaggagacagagggggtgcccagcaagtcagggggccctcacagaagcaggcagcacccgcagaacaggcacttggaagaggagtgaaccggagctcacccgaagacacaaaagggagtcccacaacactggaggacaactcaggaggttgtgcactgcaggttagagtgtcggggacccaagcttggctgtgcatgaaggaaatcctggaagagtgcacaggagctggagcagctgcaaatcacgtggtacccagcaatgcagtctagcgtggggaggcagggacttacctccaccaaacttagactgaagagtcactggactgtgggagtcacttggacagagttgctgagttccagggaccacgctcgtcgtgctgagaggggacccagaggaccggtgatgcagtcttttgttgcctgcggttgcaggtggaggattccgtcgtcccactggagatttcttcagagctcctagtgcagagaggaggcaggctacccccagagcatgcaccaccaggaaacatttgagaaggcggcaggatcagcgatacaaggttgcagtaatcgtctttgctactttgttgcggttttgcaggcgtcctgagcagtcagcggtcgatcctttggcagaaggtgaagggagagatgcagaggaactctgatgagctcttgcattcgttatctaaagaattccccaaagcagagaccctaaatagccagaaaaggaggtttggctacttaggaaggaggataggctagcaacacaggtaagagcctatcaggaggagtctctgacgtcacctgctggccctggttactcagagcagtccagtgttccagcagcacctctgtttccaagatggcagaggtctggagcacactggaggagctctgggcacctcccctgggaggtgcaggtcaggggagtggtcactcccctttcctttgtccagtttcgcgccagagcagggctgggggatccctgaaccggtgtagactggcttatgcagagatgggcaccatctgtgcccatcgaagcatttccagaggctgggggaggctactcctccccagccctgacacctttttctaaagggagagggtgtaacaccctctctctgaggaagtccttcgttctgccttcctgggccaggcctggctggaccccaggagggcagaaacctctctgaggggttggcagcagctgcagtgaaaccccgtgaaaggtagtttggcagtacctgggtctgtgctagggactcgggggatcatggaattgtctccccaatgccggaatggcattggggtgacaattccatgatcttagacatgttacatggccatgttcggagttaccattgtgacgctatacataggtagtgacctctgtatagtgcacgcatgaaatggtgtccccgcactcacaaagtccggggaatttgccctgaacgatgtgggggcaccttggctagtgccagggtgcccacacactaagtaacttagcacccaaccttcaccaggtgaaggttacacatataggtgacttataagttacataagtgcagtggtaaatggctgtgaaatgacgtggacgttagttcactcaggctgcagaagcaggcctgtgtaagaattgtcagagctccctatgggtggcaaaagaaatgctgcagcccatagggatctcctggaaccccaataccctgggtacctcagtaccatatactagggaattataagggtgttccagtatgccaatgtgaattggtgaaattggtcaccagcctgttagtgacaatttagaaagcagatagagcataaccactgaggttctggttatcagagcctcagtgagacagttagtcatcacacagggaacacatacagggcacacttatgagcactggggccctggctggcacggtcccagtgacacatacactaaaacaacatatatacagtgaaatatgggggtacatgccaggcaagatggtactttcctacacaacccccccccaaacgaaggacaataagactagccctgacctgatgagtcttcattgtctaagtggaaatatcttgagattccatctgcattggagtcccaggtctattttccactgtatagtccattccctgtagagatatggaccacctcaacaatttagggttttcacctttcatttgttttagccaaagtagaggtttgtggtctgtctgaacaatgaagtgagtgtcaaacaggtatggcctcaacttcttcagtgcccagaccacagcaaaggcctccctctctatggcagaccaacgcttttctctagtggtcaacctcctgctgataaaagcaacaggttgatcctggccctcagaattgagttgtgataagactgcccctacccctaattcagatgcatcagtttgaacaatgaatttcatggagtaacatgggctttttaggacaggtgcagtgcacatggcctgtttcagctcctcaaaagctttctgacagctagctgtccacaatacctttttaggcattttcttggaggtgaggtcattaagtggggctgcaatggagccatagttcttaatgaacctcctgtaatacccagtgaggcctaagaaggctctcacctgggtctgagttgtagggggaacccaatctatgatagtttgaattttcccctgaagtggtgcaatctgttctccacctaccaggtgtcccagataaaccactttcccctgccctatctggcactttgaagccttgatagtgaggactgccttttgcagggcctccaaaactttccgcaggtggaccaggtgatcatcccaggttgagctaaagacagctatatcgtccagatatgctgcactaaaagactccaacccttgcaggactgtattcaccaacctctgaaaagtggcaggtgcatttttcaaaccaaagggcattactgtgaattggtagtgccctccaatagtcgcaaatgcagtttttgctttagcatcctctgataacttgatctgccaataccctgcagtcaaatcaaaggtgcttagatacttggcagatgccagtgtatctatgagctcatctgccctgggtatagggtgagcatcagttttagttacctggttgagacctctgtaatctacacaaaacctcatctctcttttcccatctttagagtgaggctttggtacaagcaccacaggagaggcccatgggctttaagagtgttcaaccactcccagttcaagcattttctgaaccacttgttttatgcagtccctgacatggtcaggctgcctatagatcttacttctgacaggcatgctgtctccagtatctatagtgtgctcacaccaagaagtggtgcaggcacagtagaaaagagttcagaaaactgacccaggagatttatgcagtggtctttctgctcagcagtaagacagtctgccaaaactacgccttccactagagcatcttgttctgtggaagagaagagattagggagagggtcactctcttcttcctgtccttcatctgttgccatgagcagggtgagatcagccctgtcatagtagggtttcaggcgattgacatggagcaccctaaggggactcctggcagtgcccaagtcaaccaagtaggtgacttctcccttcttttcaacaatgatgtggggtccactccatttgtcttggagtgctcttggggccacaggctccaagacccacaccttctgtcctggttggtactgaatcagaacagccttctggtcatgccattgcttttggagctcttggctggcctgaaggtttttactggcctttttcgtgtactcagccattctggatcttaggtcgagtacatagtccactatgtcttgcttaggagcttttaaaggttgttcccaacactccttcacaagtgttaggggacctcttacagggtgaccaaataggagttcaaaggggctgaagcccactcctttctggggtacctccctgtaagcaaaaaggaggcaaggtaacaggacatcccatctcctcctgagtttttcagggagtcccattatcattcctttgagagttttattaaacctctctaccagtccatttgtttgtggatgataaggtgtggtgaatttgtatgttacaccacattccttccacatggccttcaagtatgcagacataaagttgctacccctgtctgataccacctcttttgggaaacccaccctggaaaagattcccaggagggccttggccactgcaggtgctgtagtggtccttagaggaattgcttcaggatatcttgtggcatggtccactaccaccaagataaacctattgcctgaagcagtaggagggtcaagggggccaactatgtcaacccctaccctttcaaagggaaccccaaccacaggtagtggaataaggggagcctttggggtgccaccagtct
Protein-coding sequences here:
- the LOC138245674 gene encoding proteinase-activated receptor 3-like, which gives rise to MASEGRLASFATTLCTTICWLAVHGFCQVHGCSPEIPGRKRSGQKLGSYYGCNSTENFLNTSQLDWLTGPLTTIFLPTIYSTVLFTGLPANALAIWVLAVKIKKVPSTLFLLNLATADMFFVLVLPFKISYHFLGNNWLFGEALCRMTTAFFYVNIHCSILFLTCISVDRYFSLVHPFKARGSRGWRKSVLICIAVWILVVAALIPFLLVPQTVTFKSPDITTCHDITAVCYKNDWLLYYMLGLVVFGFAIPFLVVVFCYGAIILNLTPKSRNHSRVIWLVFLVFFTFLLCFIPSNVLYFSYSITNLQERSNQLYRWYTVALALGSFNSSIDPFIYYFTSRDFREVVKTTVCIANGKNSLILGRTSEQLLQKKATVSSG